The segment CCGCCGACGATAATAAAACAATCCTGAAACTCCTTGCACGCGCCGGATTTTCCAGGCCATCCGAACCCCTTCCACTCTTCGACTCTCAACAGCTCAGCCAGGCTTAATAATGTCTGTATTATCGCTTTCGTCTGCCGGTACCGAGAGGAAAACCTGCGGCAAAGCACCGATCGAAAGGGCTTTGAGGAATCGAACAAGGTATAATCGCATAAAGCCTGCCACGAGGTGATCCATGGGTTCTCGTTCCTACAACAATCAAGTACAGCGTTTTTTTGCCAGAATTAGAAAGAATCATGCCCTGGAACACGCCACCGTCCATCTTCTCAGCCAACGATATCCGCAAAGATCGTTGATCGGCCGTTCTGATTACAGGGGATTCTTTATCTACGGTGATGTTGCTGCTGATACACTGCAGAGCGTTGCAAATGAAGCGCTGATGCGGCTTCGGAACGGTGAGGCCCAATTGGCGATTCATCCGAACTGCGGAACGAATCTCGTCACCTCGGCATTTCTAGCGGGTTCCGCCTCGTTCCTTTCTCTGTTTGGAAGTAAAGGCGATGGTTGGCGCAAGCGGCTTGAAAGACTCCCGTCGGCAATTATATTTGCCCTCCTTGCATTATTTGTTTCCCAGCCCCTGGGCAATTACTTTCAAAGACGTTTTACGACAAACGCAGATCCCGGTTCGCTGGAAATCCTTTCTACGCGACGCATCGTCCGCGGTTCCACTTCGTATTTACGTGTCCTGACGAGTGATTAGCATGGGTGCCAGCACACCTACAGTCTATCTCTTCTACGGCAACGATAAACTCACGATCAACGAAACCATCGCCT is part of the Anaerolineales bacterium genome and harbors:
- a CDS encoding DUF6391 domain-containing protein, with protein sequence MGSRSYNNQVQRFFARIRKNHALEHATVHLLSQRYPQRSLIGRSDYRGFFIYGDVAADTLQSVANEALMRLRNGEAQLAIHPNCGTNLVTSAFLAGSASFLSLFGSKGDGWRKRLERLPSAIIFALLALFVSQPLGNYFQRRFTTNADPGSLEILSTRRIVRGSTSYLRVLTSD